The window TGCATGCAACGTCCAGTTGTTGTAATAAAACCTGTAGTTCTGGCCACGGGATTTCTTTTTCTTGTGCCCGCATAATTAGCGGGTGACTCGTGCCTTCTACATTGTCTCCGATGAGCAATTCCTCAAATAATTTTTCGCCCGGACGTAAGCCCACGTGATGGATTTCTATGGTGCCATCTGGCGTCGCATCGCTTTTGATTTCTAGGCCGCTTAAGTGCACCATGCGTCTTGCCAGATCAATGATACGGACTGGTTCGCCCATATCCAGCACGAAGACGTCGCCACCACCGTCTGCTGTCATCGCACCTGCCTGCAACACCAATTGCGCTGCTTCCGGGATGGTCATGAAGTAGCGGGTGATCTCTGGATGTGTCAGCGTGATCGGCCCGCCTTGCATGATTTGCCGGCGAAACAGTGGAACTACCGAGCCAGAAGAGCCGAGTACATTGCCAAAGCGCACCATGCAAAAACGAGTCTGATTTTGTTCCCGGGCAAAGGCTTGCAAAATCAATTCTGCTAAGCGTTTAGACGCGCCCATCACGTTGGTCGGGCGCACTGCTTTGTCCGTAGAGATCAGCACAAAATTACTGACTTTGGCCTTGATTGCTGCGCTTGCCAGAGTTAAAGAGCCGAACACATTGTTACGAATACCTTCAATCGGGTTATGCTCAACTAAGGGCACATGTTTGTAAGCTGCTGCATGGTAGACCGTATCTATAGTGTAGGTTTGGAAAATTTTGTCCAGCTTGGCACTATCGTTGATCGATCCGAGAAATGGCAAGATCACACATGGAATATGTTCATTCACCTGTAAGTTGCTGAGTTCTTGCTCTATCGCATAGAGTGCGTACTCGGACATTTCTAACATCAGTAGTTGTGCTGGTTTTTGACGCAAGATTTGGCGGCATAATTCTGAGCCGATGGAGCCACCGGCGCCGCTGACTAAGACATTTTTATTCGTGATACAGGTAGCCAGTAAGCTTGGATTCGGTTCTACCGTGTCACGACCAAGCAAATCCTCAATCCCGACTTCGCGCACATCTTGTACCCGCAGCTCCCCATTGACCAAACTTTTTATCGAGGGCGTGACTTTAATTTTGAGTTTGTATTGTTCTAGCTCGTCGAGAATTTGCTTTTGTCTGGTTTTAGGAATGGAGGGCATTGCCAACAAAATTTCTTTGATCTGGTGTTGTGGAATGAGTTTGTGTAATTCACTTGAGCTACTCACTTTAATGCCGGCAATCAAAGACGCTTTTTTACTCGGATTATCATCAATAAAAGCGACACAGATATATTCGTCTCCTGAACGTAACGCGGTTGCCAGTTGCACACCTGCTTTGCCTGCACCATAGATTGCTACATTAATCGCATTCTCGTTGCGATTAAAACCCAATAAATATGAGCGTGCCAGTAAGCGACTGGCACCGACATATAAAATTGC of the Undibacterium sp. 5I1 genome contains:
- a CDS encoding nucleoside-diphosphate sugar epimerase/dehydratase, translating into MQFLLALPRLKKQAIAALADAICLPLTFMMAIWLRYDGLTIDVLSHYAILITAVPLISIPIFIRIGLYRAVIRYLDQKIIYIVVLGVTMSVLVLAFISVMTHIMALSRAVFGIYWAGAILYVGASRLLARSYLLGFNRNENAINVAIYGAGKAGVQLATALRSGDEYICVAFIDDNPSKKASLIAGIKVSSSSELHKLIPQHQIKEILLAMPSIPKTRQKQILDELEQYKLKIKVTPSIKSLVNGELRVQDVREVGIEDLLGRDTVEPNPSLLATCITNKNVLVSGAGGSIGSELCRQILRQKPAQLLMLEMSEYALYAIEQELSNLQVNEHIPCVILPFLGSINDSAKLDKIFQTYTIDTVYHAAAYKHVPLVEHNPIEGIRNNVFGSLTLASAAIKAKVSNFVLISTDKAVRPTNVMGASKRLAELILQAFAREQNQTRFCMVRFGNVLGSSGSVVPLFRRQIMQGGPITLTHPEITRYFMTIPEAAQLVLQAGAMTADGGGDVFVLDMGEPVRIIDLARRMVHLSGLEIKSDATPDGTIEIHHVGLRPGEKLFEELLIGDNVEGTSHPLIMRAQEKEIPWPELQVLLQQLDVACNAFDYQKVRTILLKTVAEYEPQCGIEDFLWQAEQASESANPVATVATITNMNNVTNITH